One Carassius auratus strain Wakin chromosome 3, ASM336829v1, whole genome shotgun sequence genomic region harbors:
- the LOC113041582 gene encoding heat shock protein 30-like, with translation MRAMSSTESLFMDDLFFANSHFLWPRCSMTFSSFKEDFLTHKAQIMQNLRNEIRESLLNELTDELFQSLDGQSSFSRLFSLINTDQNKQRDMSLTLDTRGFSPEDVTVTLSGRRLEVMAGKHAQIDTSSSSTSTTHGAEAQAQGFVQAVQLPDHLDPTSLTCSLGEDGLLHIESPDSRDKSSEEQIIPIRFRTSLDFPINKDRTNKMQDEAEKSN, from the coding sequence ATGAGAGCAATGTCTTCTACCGAGAGCCTCTTCATGGATGACCTTTTCTTTGCAAACTCCCACTTTTTGTGGCCCAGATGCAGTATGACTTTTTCCAGCTTTAAAGAAGATTTCCTCACCCATAAAGCCCAAATAATGCAGAACCTGAGGAATGAGATCAGAGAAAGCTTGCTGAATGAACTCACTGATGAGTTATTCCAGAGTCTAGATGGTCAGAGCTCCTTCTCCAGGCTCTTCAGCCTGATCAACACAGATCAGAACAAACAGCGAGACATGTCTCTAACTCTGGACACTCGAGGCTTCTCTCCAGAAGATGTCACTGTGACACTATCTGGAAGGCGCCTGGAGGTGATGGCTGGCAAGCATGCCCAGATAGACACTTCTTCATCATCTACCAGCACCACACATGGCGCAGAAGCCCAGGCACAAGGATTTGTTCAAGCTGTGCAGCTTCCCGACCACCTGGATCCAACCTCCTTGACCTGCTCACTCGGAGAAGATGGACTTCTACATATCGAGTCACCAGACTCCAGAGACAAGTCCTCAGAGGAGCAGATCATTCCCATCCGCTTCAGGACATCCCTGGATTTCCCCATCAACAAGGACAGAACAAACAAAATGCAGGATGAAGCTGAGAAATCAAACTAA
- the pyya gene encoding peptide YY-A, protein MAIMLKPWTVIATVLFCVLLCLGTFVDAYPPKPENPGDDAPPEELAKYYTALRHYINLITRQRYGKRATSEDVMAELLFGDDTEHKQRSRYDDSYMW, encoded by the exons atggcCATCATGCTGAAACCCTGGACCGTCATCGCTACTGTCCTCTTCTGCGTGCTCCTGTGTCTCGGGACATTTGTGGACGCCTATCCGCCCAAACCAGAGAATCCCGGAGATGACGCTCCTCCGGAGGAACTCGCCAAATATTACACCGCGCTGAGACACTACATCAACCTCATCACGAGACAACG GTATGGAAAAAGGGCCACCTCGGAGGATGTGATGGCTGAGTTGCTGTTCGGAGATGACACAGAGCACAAACAGAGATCAAG ATATGATGACTCTTATATGTGGTGA